Proteins co-encoded in one Podarcis muralis chromosome 12, rPodMur119.hap1.1, whole genome shotgun sequence genomic window:
- the LOC114607543 gene encoding patched domain-containing protein 3-like, which translates to MAARGLRRLHTDCVERPLSRMLRDLGGLVGAHPWPFLLVPLALTGGLGAGFKYLPRNDLGDLEGMYTPIGGPAKAERRFVLAHFPTDDAARFSPQRLSTEGSFASFIAVADGDSLLTREAFAELLALDAAFRRIAIGGVSFDRLCARRGNATCSSPNPLLSAVQGDPGRIEALLPTLTFPIAEGGVFLGPFLGGEKLLPGVGPARHLRAAKAMRLIYFLQNDVFSRREASKIWLKAFLKRIPGVLDSLNFKFIRVFYISSVSKKEELEKLTGKVIPLATIAYFLTIVFTIVSCARMDCVRTKIWVSFFGVMSAGLSVVSSFGLLLFCGMPFVITAANSPFLILGVGVDDMFILVSCWQKTQVKKSVKDRMADTYADAAVSVTITTLTDVLAFYIGIESSFMSIRSFCLYTGTAFLFCYVYNLTFLGAIIALNGRREESNRHWLTFQKVMDKPQDLKSPMYNRCCIGGFIDESTGAEIEHPMNGFFKNYYGPFLMHTWTKLFVTVLYLAYLVSSSYGCGQLKEGINVRNLAVDRSYVIPYYDLEEKYFSEYGPRVMVIVRESIPYWNSSVRADLENCMQSMENLSYVDKDLSESWLRTYETVAKGISSNLNDRSSFIGNLSALFRVHPESKWDVNVSAMEIPVSRFFVQTISITNVEKKKELLNQFRQLAEDCKLPLMVYHPAFIYFDQYNVIIQNTIHSVLSAAGAMLITSLLLIPNPLCSLWVTFAITSVIVGVSGFMAFWNVSLDSISMISLVICIGFSVDFSAHISYAFIASEEPRVNDKAVESLYRLGYPVLQGAVSTIAGILVLSMSSTYIFRTFFKIMFLVIVLGLVHGLVFIPVFLTFFFGDIIP; encoded by the exons ATGGCGGCCCGGGGACTGCGCCGCTTGCACACGGACTGCGTGGAGAGGCCCCTGTCGCGCATGCTGCGGGACTTGGGCGGCTTGGTGGGCGCGCACCCGTGGCCCTTCCTGCTCGTGCCCTTGGCGCTGACGGGCGGGCTGGGCGCCGGCTTTAAGTACCTGCCCCGCAACGACCTGGGCGACCTCGAAGGCATGTACACGCCCATCGGAGGCCCCGCCAAGGCGGAGCGCCGTTTCGTCCTGGCGCACTTCCCGACGGACGACGCCGCGCGCTTCTCCCCGCAGAGGCTGAGCACCGAGGGCTCCTTCGCCTCCTTCATCGCCGTGGCCGACGGGGACTCGCTGCTCACCCGGGAGGCCTTCGCCGAGCTGCTGGCCCTGGACGCCGCTTTCCGGAGGATCGCCATCGGCGGCGTCTCCTTCGACAGGCTTTGCGCGCGCAGAGGGAACGCCACGTGCAGCAGCCCTAACCCGCTGCTCAGCGCCGTGCAAGGCGACCCGGGCAGGATCGAGGCGCTGCTGCCCACCCTGACTTTCCCCATCGCCGAAGGCGGCGTTTTCCTCGGCCCCTTCCTGGGTGGGGAGAAGCTGCTTCCCGGAGTCGGCCCGGCGCGCCACTTGCGCGCGGCCAAAGCGATGCGCCTCATCTATTTCTTGCAGAATGACGTGTTTTCGAGGCGCGAGGCCAGCAAGATCTGGCTGAAGGCCTTTCTGAAGCGCATCCCCGGCGTGCTGGACTCCTTAAACTTCAAATTCATCCGG GTATTCTATATTTCCTCAGtatcaaaaaaagaagaactgGAAAAACTTACTGGCAAAGTGATCCCATTGGCCACTATCGCGTATTTTTTAACAATAGTCTTTACAATTGTATCATGTGCAAG gatggattgtgtacGGACAAAAATTTGGGTTTCATTTTTTGGGGTGATGTCAGCAGGATTATCTGTCGTCAGCAGTTTTGGATTACTGCTGTTTTGTGGAATGCCATTTGTTATCACGGCTGCAAATTCACCCTTTCTTATACTTG GGGTTGGTGTTGATGACATGTTCATCCTGGTGTCCTGCTGGCAGAAGACTCAAGTGAAGAAGAGTGTCAAAGATCGGATGGCTGACACCTACGCAGATGCAGCTGTCTCCGTTACCATCACAACACTTACCGACGTTTTAGCCTTCTACATTGGAATTGAAAGTTCCTTCATGTCCATTCGGTCATTTTGCTTGTATACAGGCACAGCCTTTCTTTTCTGCTACGTCTACAACCTGACTTTCCTTGGGGCAATTATTGCTCTTAATGGCCGAAGAGAAGAAAGCAACAGGCATTGGCTAACGTTTCAGAAAGTGATGGATAAGCCTCAAGATTTGAAGAGCCCTATGTATAACAGGTGCTGTATAGGAGGGTTTATTGATGAGTCCACTGGAGCAGAGATTGAGCATCCCATGAATGGCTTCTTTAAAAATTACTATGGCCCCTTCCTGATGCATACCTGGACCAAGTTGTTTGTGACAGTCCTGTATCTGGCATACCTGGTAAGTAGTAGTTATGGGTGCGGACAACTTAAAGAAGGAATAAATGTCCGAAATCTAGCTGTAGATCGTTCTTATGTCATTCCGTATTATGAcctggaagaaaaatatttttctgagtaTGGCCCCAGGGTCATGGTTATTGTTAGGGAAAGCATACCGTATTGGAATTCATCTGTCCGTGCAGATCTTGAGAACTGCATGCAATCAATGGAAAATCTTTCCTATGTGGACAAGGATCTTTCAGAGTCATGGTTGAGAACTTACGAAACTGTTGCAAAAGGCATTTCTTCAAATTTAAATGACCGAAGTTCATTTATTGGCAATTTATCAGCCCTGTTTAGAGTACATCCAGAATCTAAGTGGGATGTTAATGTTAGTGCTATGGAAATTCCAGTGTCACGATTTTTCGTACAGACCATCAGTATTACCAATGTAGAGAAGAAGAAGGAACTTTTAAACCAGTTCAGACAGCTTGCAGAGGACTGTAAGTTACCACTGATGGTTTATCATCCAGCTTTTATATACTTTGATCAATACAATGTAATAATTCAGAACACCATTCATAGTGTTTTGAGCGCTGCTGGTGCCATGTTAATTACTTCCTTGCTGCTCATCCCCAATCCTCTTTGCTCCCTGTGGGTAACCTTTGCTATTACCTCTGTTATTGTTGGTGTGTCTGGTTTCATGGCCTTTTGGAATGTGAGCCTTGACTCCATATCCATGATCAGCCTTGTTATCTGCATAGGGTTTTCAGTAGACTTCTCAGCCCATATTTCCTATGCCTTCATTGCCAGTGAGGAACCCAGAGTGAATGACAAGGCAGTGGAATCTCTCTACCGCCTTGGTTACCCTGTCCTACAGGGAGCTGTTTCCACCATTGCGGGTATCCTGGTGCTGTCCATGTCTTCCACTTACATCTTTAGAACTTTTTTTAAGATAATGTTTCTGGTTATCGTGTTGGGACTCGTTCACGGTCTCGTTTTTATtcctgtgtttttaacattcttttTTGGGGATATTATTCCTTAA
- the LOC114607542 gene encoding patched domain-containing protein 3-like: MAPRGCHTDCVERPLSRALRRFGALVGAHPWPFLLAPVALTVGLGTGFVMLRSREANDIEGQYTPVGGPAKAERCFIRTHFPTDDARRFSPQRLSTEGSFASFIAVASASGGSDSVLTKAAFTELLELDSAVRAMTAGERNFADLCARWNNTCLSPNPLITAVEGDAAAIETLLPALTFPLYQSHVFLGYFLGDVVLGPGNGTARPVRAARAMRLFYFFQEDGASQRQASKVWIETFLERIPVVLGTMNLHFTRVTYFSSESRQKEFGKITKRVIPLVSVTYFLTIFFSIVSCARMDCVRTKIWIAIFGVMSAGLSVVSSFGLLLFCGVPFVITAANSPFLILGVGVDDMFILVSCWQQTKVKKGVIERMADTYAKAAVSVTITTLTDVLAFYIGVESSLVSIQSFCLYTGTAFVFCYIYNLTFLGAVLALNGRREESNKHWLTFKKVMDKPQDSKSPMYNRCCIGGAFDESTGTETEHPMYGFFKNHYAPFLMHTRTKLSVVVLYLAYLVGSVYGCSQLKEGINVRHLAVDRSYVVAYYDSEEKHFTEYGPRLMVAVTESIPYWNSSVRAGLENCMQLFEESSYVDKRLSESWLRTYEMVAKGAAFNLDDRTSFMTNLKTLFQANPEYELDVNISATEIVASRFFIQTVNVTTAVHEKNLLNQMRQLAEDCETPLLVYHPAFIYFDQFAVIMEYTIQNVLIAAGAMLVTSLLLIPNPLCSLWVTFTIVSVFVGVTGFMALWNVNLDSISMINLVICIGFSVDFSAHISYAFVSSEKPKVNDKAVEALYRLGFPILQAAVSTIVGILVLPMSSTYVFRTFFKIMFLVIFFGSLHGLVFIPVFLTFFGFCGEVSNKEDQNDSKGIENSPNV, encoded by the exons ATGGCGCCCCGCGGCTGCCACACGGACTGCGTGGAGCGTCCCCTGTCGCGCGCGCTCCGCCGCTTCGGCGCCTTGGTGGGCGCGCACCCGTGGCCCTTCCTGCTGGCGCCCGTGGCGCTCACCGTCGGGCTGGGCACGGGCTTCGTGATGCTGCGCAGCCGCGAGGCCAACGACATCGAGGGCCAGTACACGCCCGTCGGGGGCCCCGCCAAGGCGGAGCGTTGCTTTATCCGGACGCACTTCCCGACGGACGACGCGCGGCGCTTCTCCCCGCAGAGGCTGAGCACCGAGGGCTCCTTCGCCTCCTTCATTGCCGTCGCCTCCGCCTCCGGAGGGAGCGACTCGGTGCTCACCAAGGCGGCCTTCACGGAGCTGCTGGAGCTGGACTCGGCGGTGCGGGCCATGACCGCCGGCGAGCGAAACTTCGCGGACCTCTGCGCGCGCTGGAACAACACTTGCCTGAGCCCCAACCCGCTGATCACCGCCGTCGAGGGCGACGCGGCCGCCATAGAGACGCTGCTGCCCGCGCTCACCTTCCCGCTCTACCAGAGCCACGTGTTCCTGGGCTACTTCCTGGGCGACGTCGTGCTGGGCCCGGGAAATGGCACGGCGCGCCCCGTCCGGGCAGCCCGGGCGATGCGCCTCTTCTACTTCTTCCAGGAGGATGGAGCTTCGCAGCGACAGGCCAGCAAGGTCTGGATCGAGACCTTTCTGGAGCGCATCCCCGTCGTGCTGGGCACTATGAACCTCCATTTCACCCGG GTGACCTATTTTTCCTCAGAATCCAGACAGAAAGAATTTGGAAAAATTACCAAGCGAGTGATCCCATTAGTCTCTGTCACATATTTTTTAACAATATTCTTTTCCATTGTATCATGTGCAAG gatggattgtgtacGGACAAAAATTTGGATTGCAATTTTTGGGGTGATGTCAGCAGGATTATCTGTTGTCAGCAGCTTTGGATTACTGCTGTTTTGTGGGGTGCCATTTGTTATCACAGCCGCAAATTCACCCTTTCTTATACTTG GGGTTGGTGTTGATGACATGTTCATCCTGGTGTCCTGCTGGCAGCAGACGAAAGTGAAGAAGGGAGTCATAGAACGGATGGCTGACACCTATGCAAAGGCAGCTGTCTCCGTTACCATCACAACACTTACTGACGTTTTAGCCTTCTACATTGGAGTTGAAAGTTCCCTTGTGTCTATTCAGTCATTTTGTTTGTACACAGGCACAGCCTTTGTGTTCTGCTACATCTACAACCTGACTTTCCTTGGGGCAGTTCTTGCTCTTAATGGCCGAAGGGAAGAGAGCAACAAGCATTGGCTCACGTTCAAGAAAGTGATGGATAAGCCTCAGGATTCGAAGAGCCCTATGTATAACAGGTGCTGTATAGGAGGGGCTTTTGATGAGTCCACTGGAACAGAGACTGAACATCCCATGTATGGCTTCTTTAAAAATCACTATGCCCCCTTCCTGATGCACACCAGGACCAAGTTGTCTGTGGTAGTCCTGTATCTGGCATACCTGGTTGGTAGTGTTTACGGGTGCAGTCAACTTAAAGAAGGCATAAATGTTCGACACCTAGCTGTAGATCGTTCTTATGTCGTTGCGTATTACGACtcagaagaaaaacattttactGAGTATGGCCCAAGGCTCATGGTTGCTGTTACAGAAAGCATACCATATTGGAATTCATCTGTCCGTGCAGGTCTTGAGAACTGCATGCAGTTGTTTGAAGAGTCCTCCTATGTGGATAAGAGATTATCGGAGTCATGGCTGAGAACTTATGAAATGGTTGCAAAAGGCGCAGCTTTCAATTTAGATGACCGTACGTCATTTATGACTAACTTAAAGACTCTTTTCCAAGCAAATCCAGAGTACGAGTTGGATGTTAATATTAGTGCTACTGAAATAGTTGCGTCACGGTTTTTCATACAAACCGTCAATGTTACTACTGCAGTACATGAGAAAAATCTTTTAAACCAAATGAGACAACTTGCTGAGGACTGTGAGACGCCACTATTGGTTTATCATCCAGCTTTTATATATTTTGATCAATTtgctgtaataatggaatacacCATTCAAAATGTTTTGATTGCTGCTGGTGCCATGTTAGTAACTTCCTTGCTGCTCATCCCCAATCCTCTTTGCTCTCTGTGGGTAACATTTACTATTGTATCTGTTTTTGTCGGTGTTACTGGTTTCATGGCCCTCTGGAATGTGAATCTTGACTCCATATCTATGATCAACCTTGTCATCTGCATAGGGTTTTCAGTAGACTTCTCTGCTCATATTTCGTATGCCTTTGTTTCCAGTGAGAAACCCAAAGTGAACGACAAGGCAGTGGAAGCTCTCTACCGCCTTGGTTTCCCTATCCTACAGGCCGCTGTTTCCACCATTGTGGGCATTCTTGTGCTGCCCATGTCATCCACTTATGTCTTTAGAACCTTTTTTAAGATAATGTTTCTAGTTATTTTTTTCGGGTCTCTTCACGGTCTCGTTTTTATTCCTGTATTTTTAACATTCTTTGGGTTTTGTGGTGAAGTTTCAAACAAAGAGGACCAAAACGATAGCAAGGGCATTGAAAATTCACCCAATGTTTAA